Part of the Lepidochelys kempii isolate rLepKem1 chromosome 8, rLepKem1.hap2, whole genome shotgun sequence genome is shown below.
ATAACAGGATACgtataagtgaaaacaatgcatgtaacatcccattagttttcattaAGTTGAATACCAAATACATTCTTAAACAATTAACAATCACTTTAATCTATTCTAATACATATGTGAATTGGTttggggctttggcatgagctggcacctggcatGCCAGCATCACAATTACATTGATATCACCTCCAAATCTATGCTATATATTAGGGCTATTGAttatcacagttaactcatgcaattaactcaaaaaattaatcatgattaatcacagttttaatcacactgttaaacaatagaataccaattgaaaattatgaaatattttggatgttttctacattttcagatatattgtattctgtgttgtaatttaaataaaagtgtatattatttttattataaatatttgcactgtaaaaatgataaacaaaagaaatagtatttttcaattcacttcatacaagtactgtacaaGTATCATGAAAGTGCATCTTACAaatgttacataactacactcaaaagcaaacaatgtaaaatttcagagcctacaagtccactcagtcctacttcttgttcagccaatcactaagagaaacaagtttgtttatatttacaggagataatgccacccccttcttatttacaatgtcacctgaaagtgagaacaggtatttgcatggcacttttgtagccagcattgcataAACATTTTTTGTATGCCCTGTCATGCtttagccaccattccagaggacatgcttccatgctgatgatgcttgttaaaaaaataaagcgttaattaaatttgtgactgaactccttgggggagaatagtatgtctccagttctgttttacctgcatttctgctatatatttcatgttatagcagtcttagatgatgacccagcacatgttgttcattttaagaacactttcactgcagatttcacaaaaataaaagaaggtaccaatgtgcaatttctaaagatagctacagcttTCCACccaatgccttccaaaatctgagaggggcaagtataaaagaaagaatcccAAGAAATAATCATCTGTCCCCCCACCTTCAATCCAAAAGAACAGAGGAAATGCTAACCTTGTCAACCGAAGTAAAATGGATGGACTCTTGACATGACTGTTTCTATTAGGACTCCTGAGGAATTATCCCCATCCAAAAGAGACTTCTagaatttttttggttttaatatgCTAATTTCTGGAATAGAATAAGCACTCTAATTTAGCAGTGCCCAAACCAGCTCCATCAGGAGAACTGTTATAAAAGGAATACAGAGAAAGCTGTGAAAACAAGGATTGTTAGTTTTGCTTGAAAATAACATTCTGTGTTATAGTCAGATTGGTTGAATATTAACACACATATGGACATATGAATCTAGGACAAAATAGTCAGACTTGTCTGACAGAAGAAAGTAACAAGAAAAACACCAACCCCAAACCCAGACTCTTTTTGGATATTAACTGTTCACAAAGGGCATGTTATTACCGGAATCAATGAGACCTCCCACTTAAAATTCACGGGCAGGATGTGGTTCAATATTTGAAATACCTGGGGATATATTGCTAGCTAATGAAATAACTAGCCTGACTGATGTACCAAAAAAATTACAAGTTTATATCAAACATTCCATATTATTTTTCCAGTCAGTGCTTTCTAAAGATGCAGTGGATTCAGAAATCTACTGCAGTGGCTGGGTACTATTTTCACGAATTTAGTAACTTGAATGCGGCTGTAAGGAACTGAAAGATTCGACAACTCTCCCCCAAGGGAAGTCATTGTGTTGTAAAAGAGACTTCCAGAGTCGGAAAAGGATTTTCAGAATAAGTAGAATTCTCAAATTATAAATATGCATATAAAAGATATCTGTAGCTCTGCCTTCTACATTTCCTTTACATTCACTTCTGTTTTACACTAAACAGACTTAAATACTTTGCAGATGTAACTGTTCCATTTACATGCGAGACTGATAGCGGATGGCAAATATACAACAAAATTACAGATCTTTATAAATCGATTCAAAATGCAATCAGTATCAGCTGAGACGCTTGGTGGCAGTATTGGCTAAGGAGAACAGAGATCGACAACTTAAAACATTCGCGCGAGACTGGAATAGTTTATGTATGCAGGAGCAGGGATGCACACAGCTCTCGGGAACTACAGAAGAGACTACAGCAAGTGACATTATTTCACTACAGAGCTCTTTATATTTTCGCATTAAAAATGGCGGATAAGCAGAGGAGAACAACAATCATTAGGCAAGTAGTGtttctcattttatttctttgcGTGTGGGCCCTCGGACCCGGAACACTTCGCTATTCTGTGCCTGAGGAAATGGAAAGCGGGTCCTTTGTGGCTAATGTAGCAAAGGATCTCGGGCTAGACGAGAAGCAACTGTCTGCTCGCAAGGCCCGTGTGGTTTCCGAAAGCAGCCGCCAGCATATCCAGCTAAACAGCAACACCGGGGACTTGTTTATTAAAGAGAAAATGGACAGAGAGGAACTGTGTGGGCAAACTGACCCCTGCATTCTGCATTTTGAAATAATACTGGAAAATCCCTTGCAGTCCTATCGGGCTGAGGTGAGGGTTTATGATGTAAATGATCATTCTCCGGAGTTCTCAGAGAATCAGCTGCTTCTAAAGATGCCCGAAACCACTCCGCCTGGGTCCCGATTCCCTCTGACAAACGCCCAGGATTTAGATGTCGGGAACAACAGCCTGCAGAGCTACGCCATCAGTTCAACGGACCATTTCCGCGTATACACTCGCCATCGCAGCGACGGCAGGAAGTACGCGGAGCTGGTGTTGAAGACACCTTTGGATCGCGAGGAGCAGGCAGAAATTAGCTTCATGCTGACTGCGATAGACGGAGGCTCCCCAGCGCGGTCCGGTGCAGCGCAGGTACGAATAACTGTTCTGGATAGCAATGATAATATTCCCGAGTTTTCCCAAACTCTTTATAGAGCACGGATTTTGGAAAATTCTGAACAAGATTACGTGGTTCTGACAGTTTCCGCAACTGATTCAGACGAAGGAATTAATGGAGCAATATCATATTCATTTAGCCAAAAATCCAAAAAGAGTGTCAACGCATTCAGTATAAACCCGGTAAATGGGGAGATTCGACTTTTGGGACCACTAGATTTTGAGGAAACAGAAACCTATGAAATAGACGTTCAAGCTACAGATGGCGGGGGGCTGTCAGCGCACAGCAAAATCCTGGTGGAGGTGGTGGATGTCAATGACAAtgccccagaggtgaaagtaacaTCTCTTATTAGCCCGATACCTGAAGATTCCTCTCTTGAGACAGTGGTGGCCCTCTTCAATGTCAGAGACCGTGATTCTGGGGACAACGGGAGAACAGTCTGCTCCATAGAAGACGATCTGCCGTTTTCTGCAAAACCAACTTCAAAAAATTCCTACTCTTTAGTGACCGAAAATACATTTGACCGAGAGAAAGTATCGGAGTATAACATCACCATCACAGCCAGGGATTTGGGAACTCCCAGTCTCTCCACTGAGGAGAGAATCGTCGTGAAAATATCAGACATTAATGACAATTCCCCAGAGTTCAATCAAACATCATACACTATGTATGTCCGAGAAAACAACGGCCCAGCCGTCTTGATAGGGAAAGTCAATGCTTTTGATTCAGACTCAGAGCAGAATGCCAAAGTGACATACTCTCTGTTGCCTGCCCAGGTAGGTGGCCTTCCGCTTCTCTCTTTTATCTCCATAAACTCGGAAAATGGGAATGTGTACGCTCTGCGATCCATGGATTATGAACAGATAAAAGAGTTCCAGGTCACTGTGAGAGCTGCAGATGGCGGGTCCCCTCCACTGAGCTCTGAAGTCGTTGTCCGAGTTGTGATAATTGATGAAAATGACAACGCGCCCTTCATTTTATACCCTCTGCAGAACATCAGCTCCCCAGCTAATGACCTAGTTCCCAGATCGGCGGAGGCGGGTTACCTGGTGACGAAGGTGGTGGCTGTGGATGGGGATTCCGGTCAGAATTCTTGGCTTTCCTATCACTTGTTGAAGGCCACTGACCCAGGTCTCTTCACTGTGGCTTCCCCAAATGGTGAAATCAGAACCACGAGGCTAATAACAGACCGAGATACGATGAAGCAAAAACTCATTGTGCTTGTTAGAGACAGCGGAGAATTGCCCCTTTCTTCATCTGCAACTCTGAACATAGCTCTAGTGGAAGGCTTTTCGGACGCATACATGCAGTTTACAGATGTAGCTGtggaagaggaagagaatggcacATTAACTGTGTACTTAATAATTTCCTTGTGCTTAGTAtcgtttgttttttgtgtgt
Proteins encoded:
- the LOC140915802 gene encoding protocadherin beta-1-like isoform X7: MADKQRRTTIIRQVVFLILFLCVWALGPGTLRYSVPEEMESGSFVANVAKDLGLDEKQLSARKARVVSESSRQHIQLNSNTGDLFIKEKMDREELCGQTDPCILHFEIILENPLQSYRAEVRVYDVNDHSPEFSENQLLLKMPETTPPGSRFPLTNAQDLDVGNNSLQSYAISSTDHFRVYTRHRSDGRKYAELVLKTPLDREEQAEISFMLTAIDGGSPARSGAAQVRITVLDSNDNIPEFSQTLYRARILENSEQDYVVLTVSATDSDEGINGAISYSFSQKSKKSVNAFSINPVNGEIRLLGPLDFEETETYEIDVQATDGGGLSAHSKILVEVVDVNDNAPEVKVTSLISPIPEDSSLETVVALFNVRDRDSGDNGRTVCSIEDDLPFSAKPTSKNSYSLVTENTFDREKVSEYNITITARDLGTPSLSTEERIVVKISDINDNSPEFNQTSYTMYVRENNGPAVLIGKVNAFDSDSEQNAKVTYSLLPAQVGGLPLLSFISINSENGNVYALRSMDYEQIKEFQVTVRAADGGSPPLSSEVVVRVVIIDENDNAPFILYPLQNISSPANDLVPRSAEAGYLVTKVVAVDGDSGQNSWLSYHLLKATDPGLFTVASPNGEIRTTRLITDRDTMKQKLIVLVRDSGELPLSSSATLNIALVEGFSDAYMQFTDVAVEEEENGTLTVYLIISLCLVSFVFCVSIIVFITTKLYRRRHYGERYMSASGNFYGDSNFQNNLVDVTGNGTLSHSYRYEVCLTTGSGNSEFKFLRPITPSLPPQHGIAGTDSGKEQDLLTNFQLNTDVESANQQAQPNPDWRFSQAQRPGTSGSQNGEEGGAWPNNQFDTEMLQAMILASANEAADGNSTLGGGAGTMGLSTRYGPQFTLQHVPDYRQNVYIPGSTATLSNSSGKRDGKSSGSSGGNKKKSGKKEKK
- the LOC140915802 gene encoding protocadherin beta-1-like isoform X32 → MADKQRRTTIIRQVVFLILFLCVWALGPGTLRYSVPEEMESGSFVANVAKDLGLDEKQLSARKARVVSESSRQHIQLNSNTGDLFIKEKMDREELCGQTDPCILHFEIILENPLQSYRAEVRVYDVNDHSPEFSENQLLLKMPETTPPGSRFPLTNAQDLDVGNNSLQSYAISSTDHFRVYTRHRSDGRKYAELVLKTPLDREEQAEISFMLTAIDGGSPARSGAAQVRITVLDSNDNIPEFSQTLYRARILENSEQDYVVLTVSATDSDEGINGAISYSFSQKSKKSVNAFSINPVNGEIRLLGPLDFEETETYEIDVQATDGGGLSAHSKILVEVVDVNDNAPEVKVTSLISPIPEDSSLETVVALFNVRDRDSGDNGRTVCSIEDDLPFSAKPTSKNSYSLVTENTFDREKVSEYNITITARDLGTPSLSTEERIVVKISDINDNSPEFNQTSYTMYVRENNGPAVLIGKVNAFDSDSEQNAKVTYSLLPAQVGGLPLLSFISINSENGNVYALRSMDYEQIKEFQVTVRAADGGSPPLSSEVVVRVVIIDENDNAPFILYPLQNISSPANDLVPRSAEAGYLVTKVVAVDGDSGQNSWLSYHLLKATDPGLFTVASPNGEIRTTRLITDRDTMKQKLIVLVRDSGELPLSSSATLNIALVEGFSDAYMQFTDVAVEEEENGTLTVYLIISLCLVSFVFCVSIIVFITTKLYRRRHYGERYMSASGNFYGDSNFQNNLVDVTGNGTLSHSYRYEVCLTTGSGNSEFKFLRPITPSLPPQHGIAGTDSGKEQDLLTNFQLNTDVESANQTTK
- the LOC140915802 gene encoding protocadherin beta-1-like isoform X29; this encodes MADKQRRTTIIRQVVFLILFLCVWALGPGTLRYSVPEEMESGSFVANVAKDLGLDEKQLSARKARVVSESSRQHIQLNSNTGDLFIKEKMDREELCGQTDPCILHFEIILENPLQSYRAEVRVYDVNDHSPEFSENQLLLKMPETTPPGSRFPLTNAQDLDVGNNSLQSYAISSTDHFRVYTRHRSDGRKYAELVLKTPLDREEQAEISFMLTAIDGGSPARSGAAQVRITVLDSNDNIPEFSQTLYRARILENSEQDYVVLTVSATDSDEGINGAISYSFSQKSKKSVNAFSINPVNGEIRLLGPLDFEETETYEIDVQATDGGGLSAHSKILVEVVDVNDNAPEVKVTSLISPIPEDSSLETVVALFNVRDRDSGDNGRTVCSIEDDLPFSAKPTSKNSYSLVTENTFDREKVSEYNITITARDLGTPSLSTEERIVVKISDINDNSPEFNQTSYTMYVRENNGPAVLIGKVNAFDSDSEQNAKVTYSLLPAQVGGLPLLSFISINSENGNVYALRSMDYEQIKEFQVTVRAADGGSPPLSSEVVVRVVIIDENDNAPFILYPLQNISSPANDLVPRSAEAGYLVTKVVAVDGDSGQNSWLSYHLLKATDPGLFTVASPNGEIRTTRLITDRDTMKQKLIVLVRDSGELPLSSSATLNIALVEGFSDAYMQFTDVAVEEEENGTLTVYLIISLCLVSFVFCVSIIVFITTKLYRRRHYGERYMSASGNFYGDSNFQNNLVDVTGNGTLSHSYRYEVCLTTGSGNSEFKFLRPITPSLPPQHGIAGTDSGKEQDLLTNFQLNTDVESANQLKGGKSLEEYFETGRIPF